A window of Kwoniella newhampshirensis strain CBS 13917 chromosome 9, whole genome shotgun sequence contains these coding sequences:
- a CDS encoding asparagine-tRNA ligase, protein MSNASQPTIVEQAQDAASKLATAVQDTLSLGTSSEDAAKSGLPVIYVDEKAGSDSTGTGAELAPFATPLAAYQSLRPTPASDATPSALATFLVRKPDSVERNEWVEISASAKKKLVKSIGGWRKSEVKLAAEGERLEKERKAQEEKDALRREEAKSVVLVDDPSKEAKKTKIYAVPELIGSRVRIQGWVHRFRPQKTNYFLVVRDGTAMLQCILTGDCIKTLDALDLTTESTVEVVGTIEKVKEGQTAPGGVELLVDYWKIIGRAPGGSEAFEGRLQPDTDASIRADLRHLELRGEIATSVMRVRALLLRAFRDRFHARRITEVTPPCMVQTSVEGGSTLFEFDYYGAPAYLTQSSQLYLETVLPSLGDVYCIQESFRAEKSLTRRHLSEYTHLEAELVFIQFKDLLDHLESMICEVVDVLLADPVASEIIKTLNPDFVPPQRPFMRLDYRDAVKYLNEHGITKEDGTDHVIGDDIAEAAERKMTDQIGRPIMLIHFPKLLKAFYMQPLASAPDFTESVDVLMPGVGEVVGGSMRITDYDTLMAAYKREGIPSEPYYWFTDQRKYGTTEHGGYGLGVERFLAWLLKRYTVRECSLYPRWMGRATP, encoded by the exons ATGTCCAACGCCTCCCAGCCTACCATCGTTGAGCAGGCTCAAGACGCCGCTTCCAAACTCGCCACAGCTGTCCAAGACACGCTCAGCTTGGGGACCAGCTCAGAAGACGCTGCCAAGTCCG GCCTTCCTGTCATTTACGTTGACGAGAAAGCAGGTTCTGACTCGACGGGAACTGGTGCTGAGCTCGCTCCATTTGCCACACCTCTTGCGGCCTATCAATCGCTCAGACCCACCCCTGCCTCCGACGCAACCCCCTCTGCTCTCGCTACCTTTCTGGTGAGGAAGCCCGACTCTGTCGAGCGTAACGAATGGGTCGAAATTTCCGCttcggcgaagaagaagttggTCAAATCTATCGGTGGTTGGAGGAAATCTGAGGTGAAGCTCGCTGCTGAGGGTGAGagattggagaaggaaaggaaggcccaagaagagaaggacgcgctcagaagggaagaggcCAAGAGTGTTGTCCTTGTCGATGACCCCTCCAAGGAAGCTAAGAAGACAAAGATCTACGCCGTTCCCGAACTCATTGGGTCTCGTGTCCGAATACAAGGATGGGTTCACCGATTCCGACCTCAGAAAACCAACTACTTCCTCGTTGTCCGAGACGGTACCGCTATGCTCCAATGCATCCTCACAGGCGACTGTATCAAAACCCTTGACGCCCTTGATCTCACCACCGAAAGCACTGTCGAGGTCGTTGGAACTATCGAAAAAGTCAAGGAGGGTCAAACTGCTCCTGGTGGCGTTGAATTATTGGTCGATTACTGGAAGATCATCGGTCGAGCCCCTGGCGGTTCCGAGGCTTTCGAAGGTAGACTCCAACCT GACACCGACGCCTCTATTAGAGCCGATCTCAGACATCTTGAACTTCGAGGAGAGATTGCTACTTCGGTCATGCGTGTTCGAGCTCTCTTATTGCGAGCCTTCCGAGATCGCTTCCACGCTCGAAGAATCACGGAAGTCACCCCTCCCTGTATGGTCCAGACTTCGGTTGAAGGTGGTTCCACCCTCTTCGAATTCGACTACTACGGGGCCCCCGCCTACCTCACTCAATCCAGTCAGCTCTACCTCGAGACAGTCTTGCCCAGTTTAGGAGACGTGTACTGTATTCAGGAGAGTTTCAGAGCTGAGAAGAGTTTGACCCGAAG ACATCTCTCCGAGTACACCCACCTTGAAGCCGAGTTGGTTTTCATCCAGTTCAAGGACTtgctcgaccacctcgagagcatg ATCTGCGAGGTTGTCGATGTCCTCCTCGCCGATCCTGTCGCTTCCGAGATCATCAAAACCCTCAACCCTGACTTTGTGCCTCCCCAACGTCCCTTCATGCGACTCGACTACCGCGATGCCGTCAAGTATCTCAACGAGCACGGCATCACCAAAGAAGACGGCACCGACCACGTGATCGGCGATGACATTGCCGAAGCTGCGGAGCGAAAGATGACCGACCAGATCGGTCGACCCATCATGCTCATCCATTTCCCCAAACTCCTCAAAGCATTCTACATGCAGCCTTTGGCTTCTGCTCCCGATTTCACCGAGAGCGTGGATGTTCTCATGCCGGGTGTGGGAGAGGTGGTTGGTGGAAGTATGAGAATTACAGATTACGACACGTTGATGGCTGCCTACAAGAGGGAGGGTATCCCTTCGGAACCGTACTATTGGTTCACCGATCAGAGAAAGTACGGTACTACCGAACACGGTGGTTACGGATTGGGTGTCGAGCGATTCCTCGCTTGGTTGCTCAAACGATATACCGTCCGAGAGTGTTCGCTTTACCCCCGATGGATGGGTCGAGCTACCCCTTAG
- a CDS encoding rRNA-processing protein CGR1 has protein sequence MSDPTPSSSTTPVVVSVAPSRMGRTPGKAHKSDKTAVKRSYLSAEIKTPFEKRMEQEKKKEAAKAVERELKDDKEAERQRKVNIIKERRERQAERIRMEEMKAKMSAKKLQRMKKRQGRSKKING, from the exons ATGTCCGACCCTacaccctcatcatccacaacCCCCGTCGTGGTTTCGGTAGCACCTTCCCGAATGGGTAGGACACCCGGCAAAGCCCATAAATCCGACAAGACGGCGGTGAAGCGGAGTTATCTGAGCGCGGAGATCAAGACTCCgttcgagaagaggatggagcaggagaagaagaaggaggcggCGAAGGCTGTGGAGAGGGAGCTGAAGGATGATAAAGAGGCGGAGAGGCAACG CAAAGTGAACATCATCAAGGAACGAAGAGAACGACAAGCAGAAAGAAtaaggatggaagagatgaaggcCAAGATGTCAGCCAAGAAGCTccagaggatgaagaag CGACAAGGCAGATCAAAGAAGATCAACGGATGA